The region AAGCGGTTTTGGTAACCGGGTGACAAAATATGAGCAGCGTTTTTGTAATTCGGAATTTGGCGATCTCAAACTTAGTTCTGCCGAAGTGGCGCTGATCACTACGCTGTTACTGCGCGGGCCGCAAACGCCGGGCGAGTTGCGCACCCGCGGCGAACGGATGCATCAGTTCAGCGATATGGCTGAAGTGGAAAATGCGTTAGAACATCTGGCAACGCGTGAAGACGGGCCGTATGTGGTGCGTCTGCCGAGAGAGCCGGGCAAACGCGAAAGCCGCTTTATGCATCTTTTCAGCGGCGATGTGCAGACGCTGGTGGATGTTGTGGAAGCCGTCAGCCCGCCGGATGCGTCTCTGGCAGCGCGTGTCGATGCGCTGGAAGCGGAAGTGGCTGAACTGAAGCAGCGTCTCGATTCGCTGCTCGCACATCTGGGAGATTAACAGTGACAACTTTACGTATCGGTGTGGTAGGGCTTGGCGGCATAGCGCAAAAGGCCTGGTTGCCGGTGTTAGGCGCAGCAACAGACTGGACGCTGGCGGCGGCCTGGTCGCCAACGCGGGAAAAGGCGCTGCGCGTGTGCGAAACCTGGCGCATTCCGTATGCCGACTCGCTGGCTTCCCTGGCGGCACAATGCGATGCGGTTTTTGTCCACACTTCCACGGCTTCACACTATGCGGTCGTCAGTGAGTTGCTCAATCTCGGTGTACACGTTTGTGTGGATAAACCGCTGGCGGAAAACTTACAGGATGCGGAGCGGCTTATTGAGCTGGCCGCACGTAAAAAACTGACGCTGATGGTCGGGTTTAACCGCCGTTACTCCCCGCTTTACCGCGAGCTAAAACAGCAGATGCCGCAGGCCGCTTCGTTGCGTATGGATAAACACCGTACCGATAGCGTCGGGCCGCATGATTTACGCTTCACCCTGCTGGATGACTACCTGCACGTTGTGGATACCGCGCTATGGCTGGCGGGCGGTGCCGCGCAATTAAAAAGCGGTACGCTGCTGACCAATGACGACGGCGCTATGATTTATGCCGAGCACCATTTCAGTGTTGAACACCTGCAAATTACCACCAGCATGCATCGCCGGGCGGGCAGCCAGCGGGAATGGGTTCAGGCGGTGACGGACGGTGGCTTATTCGACATAACCGACATGCGCGAGTGGCGCGAAGAACGCGGGCAGGGCGTTGTCGCCCGTCCGGTGGCGGGCTGGCAGAGTGTGCTGGAGCAGCGCGGTTTCGCCGGATGCGCCCGCCATTTCATTGAATGCGTGCAAAATCAGACAGTTCCGGAAACCGCAGGTGAGCAAGCGATCCTCGCCCAGCGCGTGGTAGACAAGCTCTGGCGCGAGGCGATGAGTGAATAATGCCCGGTAACATCTGGCGATAGTAATTCGCCTTTTTCCCTGTAGACTAAGCGCTTCGCTGTACATCAACGCCTGCATTGCAGGCGTTGTGTCTTATGGAAACCAGAATGAACCTATTAAAATCGCTGGCGGCTGTCAGCTCCATGACGATGTTTTCCCGCGTGCTGGGTTTTGCGCGCGACGCCATTGTGGCAAGGGTGTTTGGTGCGGGAATGGCGACCGACGCCTTTTTCGTGGCGTTCAAACTGCCAAATTTATTGCGCCGCATTTTTGCAGAGGGGGCGTTTTCTCAGGCCTTTGTGCCGATCCTCGCCGAGTACAAAAGCAAACAGGGTGAAGATGCGACGCGGGTGTTTGTCTCCTATGTCTGCGGGTTGCTGACGCTGGCGCTGGCCATCGTCACCGTGGCCGGGATGCTGGCGGCACCGTGGGTGATCCTCGTCACCGCACCGGGTTTTGCCGATACGGCGGATAAATTCAACTTAACCTCGCAACTGCTGCGCATTACCTTCCCTTACATTCTGCTGATCTCGCTGGCGTCGCTGGCCGGGGCGATCCTCAATACCTGGAATCGCTTTTCGGTGCCGGCGTTTGCGCCGACATTCTTAAACATCAGCATGATTGGCTTTGCGCTGTTTGCTGCTCCCTATTTCCACCCGCCGGTACTGGCGCTGGCCTGGGCTGTTACGGTCGGCGGTGTGCTGCAACTGGTGTATCAGCTGCCGCACCTGAAGAAGATCGGCATGCTGGTGCTGCCGCGCATCAGCTTCCACGATGCCGGGGCGATGCGGGTTATCAAACAGATGGGGCCGGCCATTCTGGGGGTTTCGGTCAGCCAGATCTCGCTTATCATCAACACCATTTTCGCCTCGTTTCTGGTTTCCGGTTCCGTGTCGTGGATGTATTACGCTGACCGCCTGATGGAGTTTCCCTCCGGCGTGCTTGGCGTGGCGCTTGGCACTATCCTGTTACCGTCGTTGTCGAAAAGTTTCGCCAGCGGGAACCACGACGAATATTGCCGCCTGATGGATTGGGGGCTGCGGCTCTGCTTTCTGCTGGCGTTGCCCAGCGCCGTAGCGCTCGGCATCCTGGCGAAACCGTTGACCGTTTCGCTGTTCCAGTACGGTAAATTCACCGCGTTTGATGCATCAATGACCCAGCGCGCGCTGATCGCCTACTCGGTGGGGCTGATGGGGCTTATCGTGGTTAAAGTGCTGGCGCCGGGCTTCTACTCGCGACAGAACATTAAAACGCCGGTGAAGATTGCCATTGTCACGCTGGTGATGACGCAATTAATGAACCTTGCGTTTATCGGGCCGCTGAAACACGCCGGGTTGTCGCTGTCGATTGGCCTGGCGGCCTGTCTGAATGCCGGGCTGCTTTACTGGCAACTGCGTAAGCAGCAGATCTTTACGCCGCAGCCGGGCTGGGCAAGTTTCCTGCTGCGTCTGGTGGTTGCGGTGCTGGTGATGGCAGCGGCATTAATGGGCATGCTGTATGTCATGCCGGAGTGGTCAACTGGCACTATGCCTTATCGCCTGCTGCGGCTGATGGCTGTCGTGCTGGTCGGGGTGATGGCCTATTTCGCCACGCTTGCGCTGCTGGGCTTTAAAGTGAAAGAGTTCGCGCGGCGGACTACGGTGTAAGTCTGCTCAGCGAAGTGGAAGCGGGAAAACAGAAAAGCAAATTGCCAGGGAATTATCCCTGGCAAAGAAGACGGGTCTTATTAAATCGAGATTTTCTTTCCGCCACGGCTGGCGGAAGCGGTATAGCCATTCGCGCCGTACAGGCTCGGTTCCTGATGCGGCTTTAGCAGTTCCAGCGCTTGCTGGTTACGCGCAATTTGTCCTTCCAGCAGCCATCCATTGTGCTGGTTAAGGTCGCGCAAATGCTGCGTTTTCTGCGTAATGGTTTGCCAGCGATCGGCGATGTCGTCGTTCGCGCTATGCTGCGCTTTTTGTGCCGAACGACGCTGTTGCTCCAGGTAATCCAGTGTCGCGAGCAATGAGCTTTTTTCTTCCGTGATACGCTGCAGTGCGCTGCTTTGAATGTTACCTACGGAAAGCTGTTTTTGCTCAGCATCCATCACGTCTTTAAGAGCGCTCAGGATAACTGTCATTTGATCAAGAATGTCTGACAGTCGATTCATACTGTTATTTACTCTGCAAGTAACTCTTCGCTTCATCAATCAGGGCATCAGCGATTTTGCCGGTGTCCATCTTCAGTTCACCATTACGGATCGCGGTTTTCAGCTGTTCCACGCGTTCCATATTGATGTCATTCGCGCCAGCCTGCATCAGCTTGGTCTGCGCGCCGCTGAGGGTCACGCTGGTGCTGTTTGCCGTAGCCGCTTTTTCCAGACGCGTTTTCTGCGTTTGGGTCTCGTTAGTTTCGCGCTGTTGAACGGAACTAACCGGTTTTAAAGACGATGTGCGATCAATGCTCATAGTGTTGTCCTCATCGAGGTATCCCGGCGTTTCGGGCCTGATATCTTTAGTCGTTGCTTAATTATCGGCAGGCGACATGAATTCTTTAAAAAGATTATAGGTTAATCAGAATATTCCCATCAGCGTTCACTGTACCGCTGACAATCTGCCCTGAAGCCATGCGCACACGGGCGTTTTGCGCCACCGCCGCATTGTTCAGTGCCTGACCTTCGCCGTTCACACTAAAGCCATCGCCCGACGCCACGACCTGTACACGCTGACCCGCTTTAACCCGCCACGCCTGGCGCAACATTGACAGTTGAATCGCCTGGCCTGGAGTAAGATCGCGCAAACTGACCGCATCCTGCGCCTGGGTAATATCCAGCATCGTTCTCGGCGGCAACTGATCGAGGCGGCCGCGTTTTAGCGTCACGCTGCCGGGCTGCAACAGGCTGCCACGGGCAACGGACTGCGCTGCCACCACATAGTTACCGGTCGCCTGAACCTCCACCTGCAAATAGCGCTTAACATCTGCGCAATTCGCCAGCACGTTCAGGTTCCCCCACAGTTTAGCGTTCCCGAGCACGCTCAGCGCTGGCTGCTCGCAACTGGGTAACAGATTTTGCGGGGTGCGTATATTTACCACTACCTCGTCGCTAAAGCCAGCAAGACGTTGAGCAAAAAATGACGTCAGCTGTGATTGCAAGTTAGCGGCCTGAGCAAAGGCGCTTAAAAACAGTAAGGTCGCGGCTAAACCGCCTTTCAACGTGTTCATCGCAGACTCCTGCCTGTTGAGTGGTTGAGGGGATTTTAACCGCATGGTCAACCTATCAACGCAATAAATAGCGACGCATTTTGCCCTTATTCCAGCGATAAGTTTGTCAGCGGAGATTTAAGCTGTTGGCTAAATAATTGTCATCAGTGGGGGAGCCATGCTCGATAAACTTGATGCCGCACTTCGTTTCCAGCAAGAAGCGCTGAACCTGAGCGCCCAGCGTCAGGAAATTCTGGCGGCAAACATCGCCAACGCCGATACCCCGGGGTTTCAGGCGCGCGATATTGATTTCGCCAGCGAATTGAAAAAAGTCATGGAGCGTGGGCGTGCTGAAGGCAGCGGCGTTGCGTTGACCATGACCTCTTCGCGCCATATCCCGGCGCAGGCGATGAGCGGACCGTCTACCGATTTGCTGTACCGCATTCCTGATCAGCCTTCGCTGGATGGCAACACCGTGGATATGGATCGTGAACGTACGCAGTTCGCTGACAACAGCGTTAAATACCAGACCGGCTTGACCGTGCTGGGTGGGCAGATCAAAAGCATGATGAGTGTTCTGCAACAGGGGAACTAATTAAATGGCATTACTGAATATCTTTGATGTCGCAGGCTCCGCGCTGACCGCGCAGTCCAAACGTTTGAACGTGGCCGCCAGTAACATGGCGAACGCCGACAGCGTGACCGGGCCCGATGGTCAGCCGTATCGCGCTAAGCAGGTTGTGTTCCAGGTGGACGCTGCGCCCGGGCAAGCGACCGGCGGTGTAAAAGTTGCTGATGTGATTGAAAGCCAGGCACCGGACAAACTGGTTTACGAACCAGGTAACCCGCTGGCTGATGCGAATGGCTACGTCAAAATGCCCAATGTTGATGTGGTCGGCGAAATGGTGAACACCATGTCTGCGTCCCGCAGCTACCAGGCGAACGTTGAAGTGCTTAATACCGTTAAGAGCATGATGCTCAAAACCCTCACGCTCGGACAGTAAAGGAGACGCGCATGTCTATCGCCGTAAGAGTGGATGACCCGACAAATAACGGTGTCTCCTCGACCAGTAACAACACCAGCGCAACCGGAACAAACAGTGCATCCGACCTGCAAGGCAGCTTTTTAACGCTGCTGGTCGCGCAACTGAAAAACCAGGACCCGACTAACCCGCTGCAGAACAACGAACTGACCACTCAGCTGGCGCAAATCAGCACCGTGAGCGGGATTGAAAAACTGAACACCACCCTCGGTTCGATTTCCGGACAGATCGACAACAGCCAGTCGCTGCAGGCGACAAACCTGATTGGCCATGGCGTGATGATCCCGGGACAGACCGTTCTGGTGGGCAAAGAAACCTCAACGCCGTTTGGCGTGGAACTGACGCAAGCCGCCGATAAAGTGACCGCTACCGTGACCAGTAAAGACGGTACCGTGGTGCGCACTATTGATATTGGCTCGCTGACTGCCGGTGTCCACACCTTCAGTTGGGACGGAAAGATGACGGATGGAACAGCGGCACCCGATGGCTCTTATAAAGTCTCTATCGCCGCCAGCTCTGGCGCAACACAGCTGGTTGCCCAGCCGCTGCAGTTTGCTCTGGTGCAAGGTGTTACCCGCGGCAGCAACGGTAGCACACTGGATTTAGGTACTTACGGTACCACCACACTCGACGAAGTACGGCAGATTATCTAAGCCAAAACACTTATCAGGAGTAAGTCATGGCCTTTTCACAAGCGGTCAGCGGCCTAGATGCTGCGGCCACCAACCTCGATGTCATTGGTAACAACATTGCCAACTCCGCCACCTATGGCTTTAAATCCGGCTCTGCGTCCTTCGCCGATATGTTTGCCGGTTCTAAAGTGGGTCTGGGCGTAAAAGTTGCCGGTATCACTCAGGACTTTACCGACGGGACAACGACCAACACCGGTCGCGGTCTGGACGTTGCGATTAGCCAGAATGGTTTCTTCCGCATGGTAGATACCAACGGTTCTGTTTATTACAGCCGTAACGGCCAGTTCAAGCTGGACGAGAACCGCAACCTGGTCAACATGCAGGGTATGCAACTGACGGGTTATCCGGTTGCGGGTACCCCGCCGGTAGTACAGACCGGTGCCAACCCGACGACCATTAACATCCCAACGACCGTGATGTCGGCGCGTGCCACCACCACGGCGACGATGCCGATGAACCTGAACTCGACGGCGACCATTCCGACGACGACACCGTTCGATCCGACTAACTCGGATACCTACAACAAAAAAACCACGGTAACGTCTTACGACAGCCTGGGTAACGAACATGCGGTTGACTGCTATTTCGTTAAAACCGCCGCTAACACCTGGGATGTCTACACCAAAGACTCCAGCATTTCCGGCTCTTCTTATGAAAAAGCCGCGCAGATGTCGTTCAGCTCCAACGGTACGCTCACTTCCGTGACTAACTACACCGAAGTGCTGCCGGCCACTACGCCGCGTACCTGGAACCTGAACGCCGCGCCGAACGCACAGCCGCAAATCAATATCGCGCTGGCCAGCCTCAATGGTTCTGCTGCCAGCACTTACTCGCTGAGCTTCCTGAACTCCATGCAGCAGAACACTGGCAGCAGCGGCGCCGCCTCTGTTGATCAGGATGGTTACCCGCCAGGATCGCTGGTGAGCTACGCCATCAACGATGACGGCACCGTGGTGGGCAGCTACTCCAACGAGAAAACTCAGGTACTGGGTCAGATCGTGCTGGCGAACTTTGCTAACAACGAAGGCCTGAAATCCGAAGGGGATAACGTCTGGTCTGCGACCACCGCTTCCGGCGTTGCTATCGTGGGTACAGCGGGTTCCGGCAACTTCGGTAAGCTGACCAACGGCGCACTGGAAGCCTCAAACGTGAATCTGAGTAAAGAACTGGTGAACATGATTGTCGCGCAGCGTAACTATCAGTCGAACGCGCAGACCATCAAAACCCAGGATCAGATCCTTAACACGCTGGTTAACCTGCGTTAATCGTCTGACGGGATGGCTTAATGGATCACGCAATATACACCGCGATGGGCGCCGCCAGCCAGACGCTGAATCAGCAGGCTGTCACCGCCAGCAACCTCGCGAATGCGTCCACGCCAGGCTTTCGCGCGCAGCTCAATGCGCTGCGCGCGGTACCGGTAGAAGGGCTTTCACTGCCTACCCGTACGCTGGTAGTGGCTTCTACGCCTGGCGCCGATATGACGCCAGGGCAACTTGACTATACCTCGCGTCCGCTGGACGTGGCGTTGCAGCAGGACGGTTGGCTGGCAGTACAGACGGCGGACGGCTCTGAAGGGTATACCCGTAACGGTAATATCCAGGTGAGTTCAACCGGCCAGTTGACCATTCAGGGGCATCCGGTGATTGGCGACGGCGGCCCGATTTCGGTACCGGAAGGTTCGCAAATTAGTATCGCGGCTGACGGTACGATTTCATCGCTGAACCCTGGCGATCCGGCGAATACTATCGCGCCGGTCGGCAAGCTGAAGCTGGTGAAAGCGAACGCGCAGGAAGTGGTGCGCGGTGATGACGGGCTGTTCCGTCTGAGCCAGAACGCACAAGCGACCCGTGGTACGACATTGCAGGACGACCCGTCTATTCGCGTGATGTCAGGTGTGCTGGAGGGCAGTAACGTCAAGCCGGTTGCCGCAATGACCGACATGATCGCCAGCGCCCGTCGTTTCGAGATGCAGATGAAAATTATCAGCAGCGTCGACGATAACGCCCAGCGCGCCAACCAATTGCTGTCAATGGGCTAATTAAACAGGACTACTTATGATCAGTTCATTATGGATCGCAAAAACCGGCCTCGACGCCCAACAAACCAATATGGATGTCATCGCCAACAACCTGGCGAACGTCAGTACCAATGGTTTTAAGCGCCAGCGCGCGGTATTTGAAGATCTGCTGTACCAGACGATTCGTCAGCCTGGCGCACAGTCTTCAGCGCAGACAACGCTACCTTCGGGTTTGCAGATCGGTACCGGTGTTCGTCCGGTGGCCACCGAGCGTCTGCACAGCCAGGGCAACCTGTCTCAGACCAACAACAGTAAAGATGTGGCGATCAAGGGGCAGGGCTTCTTTGAAGTGCTGCTGCCGGACGGCACCTCGGCGTATACCCGCGATGGTTCCTTCCAGGTCGACCAGAACGGTCAACTGGTAACGGCGGGTGGTTTCCAGGTGCAGCCTGCGATCACCATTCCGGCGAACACCCTGAGCATCACCATTGGCCGTGACGGCGTGGTTAGCGTGACGCAGCAGGGTAACGCCGCGCCGGTTCAGGTTGGCCAGTTAAACCTGACCACCTTTATGAACGATACCGGTCTGGAAAGTCTTGGTGAAAACCTGTACGCAGAAACGCAGTCGTCTGGCGCGCCAAACTCCACGACGCCGGGGCTGAACGGTGCGGGGATGCTGTATCAGGGGTATGTGGAAACCTCGAACGTAAACGTGGCGGAAGAGCTGGTGAATATGATCCAGGTTCAGCGCGCTTACGAAATAAACAGTAAGGCAGTATCGACCACCGATCAGATGCTGCAAAAACTGACGCAACTCTAAGGCGTTATCCGGTGCGGTAACTGCCGCACCGGAACCCTGATTTTGAAGATGAATGCAATGCAAAAATACGCCGTGCGCAGCTATCCGATTATGGCTTTAGTGGCATTAACCCTGACGGGATGTGCCTGGGTTCCATCAACGCCGTTGGTTCAGGGGGCGACCACCGCTCAACCGGTTCCGGGACCGGTGCCGATGGTAAATGGATCGATTTATCAGACTGCGCAGCCGATAAACTACGGCTATCAGCCACTGTTTGAAGACCGCCGTCCGCGTAACGTGGGCGATACATTGACGATCGTACTGCAAGAGAACGTCAGTGCCAGTAAGAGCTCGTCGGCAAATGCCAGCCGTGACAGCAAGGCCAGTTTCGGCATGGATACCACGCCGCGCTACCTGGAAGGTCTGTTTGGTAATGCCCGCGCCGATCTCTCTGCTTCCGGCGGTAATACCTTTAACGGCAAAGGTGGCGCCAATGCCAGCAATACCTTTAGCGGCACGCTGACCGTGACGGTCGATCAGGTGCTGATCAATGGCAATTTACATGTGGTGGGTGAAAAACAGATAGCCATCAACCAGGGCACTGAATTCATCCGCTTCTCGGGTGTCGTGAACCCACGCACCATCAGCGGCAGCAACACGGTTCCGTCCACACAGGTGGCGGACGCGCGCATCGAGTATGTCGGCAACGGCTATATCAACGAAGCGCAGAACATGGGCTGGCTGCAACGTTTCTTCCTCAACTTATCGCCGATGTAACCGGGGTGAATTATGTTTAAGTATTTGACTGGTATCGTGTTAGCGCTGGTGGCGACCTTCGCCCAGGCTGACCGTATCCGGGATCTCACCAGTGTACAGGGCGTACGTGAAAACTCCTTAATTGGTTATGGCCTGGTCGTGGGGCTCGATGGTACAGGTGACCAGACGACCCAGACGCCATTTACCACCCAAACCTTAAACAACATGTTGTCGCAGATGGGGATCACGGTTCCTGCCGGCACCAACATGCAGCTGAAAAACGTGGCGGCGGTGATGGTCACCGCCCAGTTCCCGGCGTTTGCACGCCAGGGACAGACCATTGATGTCGTGGTCTCCTCAATGGGTAACGCAAAAAGCCTGCGCGGCGGTACGCTGCTGATGACGCCGCTGAAGGGCGTTGACAGCCAGGTTTATGCGCTGGCGCAGGGTAACATTCTGGTCGGCGGTGCAGGTGCTTCCGCAGGTGGCAGCAGTGTGCAGGTCAACCAGCTTAACGGCGGGCGTATTACTAACGGTGCGGTCATCGAACGTGAACTGCCGACCCAGTTTGGCGCAGGTAACACCATTAACCTGCAGCTGAACCAGGAAGATTTCAGCATGGCGCAGCAAATTGCCGACACCATCAACCGTAACCGTGGTTACGGCAGCGCGACCGCGCTGGATGCGCGTACCGTGCAGATCCGCGTTTCTAACGGCGGCAGCTCGCAAGTCCGTTTGCTGGCAGACATCCAGAATATGGAAGTCGGCGTTACGCAGCAGGACGCGAAAGTCATTATTAACTCCCGTACCGGCTCGGTGGTGATGAACCGCGAAGTAGCGCTGGATAACTGTGCTGTCGCGCAGGGCAACCTCTCGGTAACGGTCAATCAGCAGGCCAACGTGAGCCAGCCGAATACGCCATTTGGCGGCGGTCAGACGGTGGTGACACCGCAAACACAAATTGATATGCGCCAGAGTGGCGGTTCGCTGCAAAGCGTCCGTTCCAGCGCCAACCTGAACAGCGTGGTCCGTGCGCTTAACGCGCTCGGTGCTTCCCCGATGGAGCTGATGTCCATCCTTCAGGCGATGCAAAGCGCAGGCTGCCTGCGTGCGAAACTGGAGATCATCTAATGTTGACTGACAGCCGGTTGTTGACAAGCGCGGCATGGGACGCGCAATCACTGAATGAACTGAAGGCGCAAACGCGCCAGGATCCTGGCGCGAACCTGCGCCCGGTGGCCCGCCAGATGGAAGGGATGTTCGTGCAGATGATGCTGAAAAGCATGCGCGAAGCGTTACCGAAAGACGGGATTTTCAGCAGTGATTCAACGCGGCTGTACACCAGCATGTATGACCAGCAAATTGCACAGCAGATGACCGCAGGCAAAGGGCTTGGCCTGGCCGATATGATGGTTAAACAGATGGCTGGCGATCAGGCACCGGTTGAGCCTGCCGATCAGATGCAGCAGGTGCCGATGAAGTTCCCGCTGGAAACCGTGACGTCCTATCAAAACCAGGCACTGACACAATTGGTGCGCAAAGCGATGCCAAAAGTGCCGGAAGATGGCGACGAGCCGTTAACCGGTGACAGCAAAGACTTCCTTGCCCAGCTTTCACTGCCGGCGCGTCTTGCCAGTGAGCAGAGCGGTGTTCCGCACCACCTGATCCTCGCGCAGGCCGCGCTGGAATCCGGCTGGGGCCAGCGCCAGATCCCGCGTGAAAACGGTGAGCCGAGCTTTAACATTTTTGGTGTTAAAGCCACGCCAGGCTGGAAAGGGCCGACCACAGAAATCACGACGACAGAATATGAAAACGGCGAAGCGGTGAAGGTGAAAGCCAAGTTCCGCGTTTACAGCTCGTACCTTGAAGCGCTCTCCGATTATGTGGGCATGCTGACGCGTAATAAACGCTACTCGGCGGTGACCACGGCGGCGACGGCGGAGCAGGGCGCGCAGGCGTTGCAGAACGCCGGTTATGCGACCGATCCAAACTACGCCCGTAAGCTGACCAGCATGATCCAACAGCTTAAATCGATGGGTGAAAAGGTCAGTAAAGCCTACAGCACGGATATCCAAAATCTGTTCTGAAATATCTCAAGTTTTGCCCTGGGTTGCCGATAATCGTCAACAGGACTCATGTCTGAAAGTGTATAAGGAACCTCCATGTCCAGTTTGATTAACAGCGCCATGAGTGGGCTCAACGCAGCCCAGGCCGCGCTTAATACCGCCAGTAATAACATTGCCAGTTATAACGTAGCGGGTTATACCCGTCAGACGACGGTGCTCACCTCAGGCAACAGTACCCTGACCGGTGGCGGCTGGGTGGGTAACGGTGTACTCGTTACCGGTGTTCAGCGTGAGTATGACGCCTTTATTACTAATCAGCTGCGTGCAGCGGAAAACCAGAACAGCGGTTTGACCACGCGTTACCAGCAGATGTCAAAAATTGATGATGTCCTGTCGGATACCACTAACTCGCTGTCGACCAGCCTGCAGAGCTTCTTTTCCAGCCTGCAAACACTGGTAAGTAACGCTTCTGACCCGTCATCCCGTCAGGCGATGCTGGGTAAAGCGGACGGTCTGGTTAACCAGTTCAAAGTGGCCGACCAGTACCTGCGCGACCAGGATAAACAGGTAAACCTGTCTATCTCTTCAAGCGTTGATCAGATCAACAACTACTCCACGCAAATTGCCAAACTTAACGATCAGATTTCTCGTCTGACCGCGGTTGGCGGCGGTGCGTCGCCGAACGACCTGCTCGATCAGCGCGACCAGCTGGTTAGCGAACTGAACAAAATTGTCGGTGTTGAAGTCAGCGTCCAGGATGGCAACACCTACAACATCAGCATGGGTGATGGCTACTCTCTGGTGCAGGGCAGCGATGCGCGCCAGTTGGCGGCCGTCCAGTCCAGCGCCGATCCGGCACGTACTGCCGTGGCGTATGTTGACAAAACCGCAGGCAACATTGAGATTCCGGAAAAACTGATCACCACCGGTTCGCTGGGCGGTTTGCTGTCGTTCCGTTCGCAGGATCTTGACCAGGCGCGTAATACGCTTGGACAACTGGCGCTGTCGTTTGCTGATTCATTCAACAAGCAACACACGCAGGGTTACGATGCGAGTGGTAATCAGGGTGGCCAGTTCTTTACCATTGGCGCGCCATCAACCACCAGTAATTCCAAAAACACCGGTGATGCGGTACTGACCGCAGCGGTTAGCGACAGCTCGGCGGTACAGGCGACGGATTATAAAGTGGCCTACGACGGGACTAACTGGAAAGTTACCCGACTGTCCAACAATACCACGACCACCGTGACGCCAGATCCCTCCGATGGCACGCTGAATTTCGACGGTCTGAAAGTTAGCATCAGCGCCACCACTGGCCCTAAAGCCAACGACAGTTTTACCGTTCGCCCGGTGAGCAATGCGATTGTGAATATGAGCGTGGCGATTACCGATGAGTCGAAAATTGCCATGGCTTCCGTCGCCGGTTCTGGTGCGAGCGATAACCGCAACGGCCAGGCGATGCTGAATCTGCAAAGCGCGAAAGTCGTCGGCGGCAACAAAACGTTTAACGACGCGTATGCCACGCTGGTCAGCGATGTGGGTAACAAAACCTCGACGCTGAAAACCAGCTCCACCACGCAGACGAACGTGGTGACGCAGTTGACCAAGCAGCAGCAGTCGATCTCCGGGGTTAACCTCGACGAAGAGTACGGTAATC is a window of Enterobacter sp. R4-368 DNA encoding:
- the flgD gene encoding flagellar hook assembly protein FlgD codes for the protein MSIAVRVDDPTNNGVSSTSNNTSATGTNSASDLQGSFLTLLVAQLKNQDPTNPLQNNELTTQLAQISTVSGIEKLNTTLGSISGQIDNSQSLQATNLIGHGVMIPGQTVLVGKETSTPFGVELTQAADKVTATVTSKDGTVVRTIDIGSLTAGVHTFSWDGKMTDGTAAPDGSYKVSIAASSGATQLVAQPLQFALVQGVTRGSNGSTLDLGTYGTTTLDEVRQII
- the flgE gene encoding flagellar hook protein FlgE — encoded protein: MAFSQAVSGLDAAATNLDVIGNNIANSATYGFKSGSASFADMFAGSKVGLGVKVAGITQDFTDGTTTNTGRGLDVAISQNGFFRMVDTNGSVYYSRNGQFKLDENRNLVNMQGMQLTGYPVAGTPPVVQTGANPTTINIPTTVMSARATTTATMPMNLNSTATIPTTTPFDPTNSDTYNKKTTVTSYDSLGNEHAVDCYFVKTAANTWDVYTKDSSISGSSYEKAAQMSFSSNGTLTSVTNYTEVLPATTPRTWNLNAAPNAQPQINIALASLNGSAASTYSLSFLNSMQQNTGSSGAASVDQDGYPPGSLVSYAINDDGTVVGSYSNEKTQVLGQIVLANFANNEGLKSEGDNVWSATTASGVAIVGTAGSGNFGKLTNGALEASNVNLSKELVNMIVAQRNYQSNAQTIKTQDQILNTLVNLR
- a CDS encoding flagellar basal body rod protein FlgF, with product MDHAIYTAMGAASQTLNQQAVTASNLANASTPGFRAQLNALRAVPVEGLSLPTRTLVVASTPGADMTPGQLDYTSRPLDVALQQDGWLAVQTADGSEGYTRNGNIQVSSTGQLTIQGHPVIGDGGPISVPEGSQISIAADGTISSLNPGDPANTIAPVGKLKLVKANAQEVVRGDDGLFRLSQNAQATRGTTLQDDPSIRVMSGVLEGSNVKPVAAMTDMIASARRFEMQMKIISSVDDNAQRANQLLSMG
- the flgG gene encoding flagellar basal-body rod protein FlgG, which produces MISSLWIAKTGLDAQQTNMDVIANNLANVSTNGFKRQRAVFEDLLYQTIRQPGAQSSAQTTLPSGLQIGTGVRPVATERLHSQGNLSQTNNSKDVAIKGQGFFEVLLPDGTSAYTRDGSFQVDQNGQLVTAGGFQVQPAITIPANTLSITIGRDGVVSVTQQGNAAPVQVGQLNLTTFMNDTGLESLGENLYAETQSSGAPNSTTPGLNGAGMLYQGYVETSNVNVAEELVNMIQVQRAYEINSKAVSTTDQMLQKLTQL
- the flgH gene encoding flagellar basal body L-ring protein FlgH, whose translation is MQKYAVRSYPIMALVALTLTGCAWVPSTPLVQGATTAQPVPGPVPMVNGSIYQTAQPINYGYQPLFEDRRPRNVGDTLTIVLQENVSASKSSSANASRDSKASFGMDTTPRYLEGLFGNARADLSASGGNTFNGKGGANASNTFSGTLTVTVDQVLINGNLHVVGEKQIAINQGTEFIRFSGVVNPRTISGSNTVPSTQVADARIEYVGNGYINEAQNMGWLQRFFLNLSPM
- a CDS encoding flagellar basal body P-ring protein FlgI, giving the protein MFKYLTGIVLALVATFAQADRIRDLTSVQGVRENSLIGYGLVVGLDGTGDQTTQTPFTTQTLNNMLSQMGITVPAGTNMQLKNVAAVMVTAQFPAFARQGQTIDVVVSSMGNAKSLRGGTLLMTPLKGVDSQVYALAQGNILVGGAGASAGGSSVQVNQLNGGRITNGAVIERELPTQFGAGNTINLQLNQEDFSMAQQIADTINRNRGYGSATALDARTVQIRVSNGGSSQVRLLADIQNMEVGVTQQDAKVIINSRTGSVVMNREVALDNCAVAQGNLSVTVNQQANVSQPNTPFGGGQTVVTPQTQIDMRQSGGSLQSVRSSANLNSVVRALNALGASPMELMSILQAMQSAGCLRAKLEII
- the flgJ gene encoding flagellar assembly peptidoglycan hydrolase FlgJ, whose amino-acid sequence is MLTDSRLLTSAAWDAQSLNELKAQTRQDPGANLRPVARQMEGMFVQMMLKSMREALPKDGIFSSDSTRLYTSMYDQQIAQQMTAGKGLGLADMMVKQMAGDQAPVEPADQMQQVPMKFPLETVTSYQNQALTQLVRKAMPKVPEDGDEPLTGDSKDFLAQLSLPARLASEQSGVPHHLILAQAALESGWGQRQIPRENGEPSFNIFGVKATPGWKGPTTEITTTEYENGEAVKVKAKFRVYSSYLEALSDYVGMLTRNKRYSAVTTAATAEQGAQALQNAGYATDPNYARKLTSMIQQLKSMGEKVSKAYSTDIQNLF